TTCAAGACATTATCATTGAGACTAAGGAAGAAAGAGCATTACGCCTTTATTTAAACCAAGTAGTTAAAATGCCTATTTAAGTAGCGTGATTAACTAAATCATTGTCAACAGTCAACTACTCAAAACCTTGGCTAATCAATGTAATCAAACACGCAATTAAAAAAAAGCACTAACGGGTCCCGCCAAACTGCCGCCAAAGTCCATCAAATCCATCACTTTCAGCTACCCTCACAGCTCCGTCACCTAAATCTTCATCACATTCAACCCATACCTAACTGCCACGTGTACTAAACCAACGACTTCACGCCAAAGGCAACCCGTCACGTTAGCATTGTCCAAAACCACCACCGTTTGTCCTCCCTCCATGATAAAACAAGCTACACGACTCCCCTCTCTTCAACACTTCGATTTTCATGGATTATTAATTTAACCCATTgaatagtttttgtttttgaaaagatGGAGAAGTTCTCATACAACTCGTATCCAGACTCAGCCGAATCGTCGCCTCGATCTCGCGACGTGGACTTCGACAACCCTCCCCCGTGGGAGGACCAGCAGCAGCAACAGACGCAGCATAGCTACAAGGTGAAGTTCATGTGCAGCTACGGCGGGAAGATCCAGCCGCGTCCCCACGATAACCAGCTCACCTACGTCAACGGAGACACCAAGATCTTATCCGTCGACCGCGCCATCAGGTTTCCCGCCCTTGCTTCCAAGCTCTCCGCCGTCGTCGGCGTCGGAGGCGGCGGAGGAGACGGAGGCGAGATCTCGTTCAAGTACCAGCTCCCCGGCGAAGATCTCGACGCGCTGATCTCGGTGACCAACGAAGACGACCTCGAGCACATGATGCACGAGTACGATCGGCTTCTCCGCATGTCGTCTAAACCGGCGAGGATGCGCCTGTTCCTCTTCCCGTCGTCTCCCGTCTCCGTCTCCGTCTCCGGCGGATTCGGCTCCGAAGGTTCGACGAAATCGGATCGGGAGACGCTGAGCGCGATCCCTAACAGGCCGGAGTCGGAGAAATCCGTAACCGCTCCGGCGAGTAACGCCGATTTCTTGTTTGGATCGGAGAAAGTAGTCGTAGCTCCTCCGTCTCCGCCGGCGGCGGTGACGGTGACTCAACAGATTCAGGATCCACAGATGTTCGTTAACCAACAGGTGATAACACCGGAGCAGGAGATTCAACGACAGATCCATGAGTTTCAGAGGATTCAAATTAGAGatcaagaacaacaacaacaacatcaacagATACAGCAGCTCCAACAGCAAGAGGCTGCTATGTACAGAAGAAATAGCCAAGACGGACGTTACTTCACTCCAACCTACGCTCAAAATCCTCCTCCGCAGCAGCCGCCACCGACTACAACGACTGTGTCTCAGACGAATCAACAACCTCCTCCGGTTGGTTACTGgcaaggaaacaacaacaacgttCCAGGGAACAACATTTACACAACGacggagcagcagcagcaagtATACATGATCCCAGCTCAGTCTCAAGCACCAGGGACGTTATACCATAGCGTGATGAGACCACCACCGACACAAGGGAGCCAAGGGTACTACCCACCTGTTCAACGTATCCAACAGCATCATCCTGATCCTTACATGGAGCAGCAGAACCAGCAAGGTGGTTACAACGTGGTTCAACCACCACAGCCAACGTATTCAGGTGGTCCACAGGTTATGAGTAGTGGTCCAATGGGATTACACGAAACGCCGCCGTATTCACAGATGGGGAACCCTGTGTACTATACGGTGGCTGGGGATGGTATGATGGTGCCGCCTCAACCGCATCAGCCTCAGTACCAGGGAATGGGTCAGCCGGTTAGTGGCATGACCGGACCGGATGGGAAAGTGGTGGTTAACACGGGGCCTAAAGTATCGCAGAGTGCAGATTCGGTGTGAGTGTGAAATGAAGCTGACGGTGAATGTCATGATCACATTATTATCATTATCCGTTTGCAGATACTTtgtaatattatatgtataagCGTTTGAGATCAAAGTGGAATCTGGATGTGCTTGCTTTTGAGTTAGCTCCTTCTAGAGCTCTGTTgtagtttttaataaatatgcTTCTGGACCTTTTTGGTCTCATCGTCTCTTGTGCATCCATGGAGTGAGCGTTGAGATTCTAGCTTTTGTGCCTACTCTTACATGACTTCTGTTGATTTACTTTATTGATTAAGACTATAAATCGATGATCATGCCATTGTTTAAAGTGGTCCAAAATCTAGTATGGACATGTGTTGTGCGAGAAAAAGAGCGTTAGGTGAGAGAGCACTGGATCTTTAAAGATGAAAGTTCACTCACTCTTTACTAACTAACTAATCCACAGGACCCATTCTCTGTCTTATCATTCAGTTTTTGTTATGAAAAAGGATTTTACTACGCGACAATCATTGTATTGTCATCTTAATAGATCATCTAAAAGTCTTTGTCCTTATAATTGTGCTGCCAATATTAATTACATGTCTCAATCCAGAACATAGGTGTCCATGTAAAAACCTATCTTGTCTTTGTCATGAGGATTCAAATTGATTTTGTGTTCTTCCTCTTGCTCCAAAATTTGTCTTATCAACTTGGTTTATTGCCTTTACATCTATGGATGTCGGTCAGTTTGGTTAGGGTAGACCCTATCCATAACATTGATTTGTTAAAAGACTAAATCCATTTACAGCTCAacattaattttagtttttgaagaAAGTTGCACCTTTTGTGTAAGAAACATGAATTCtaaatgtgtgtgtttttttgacgagttaaaaagaaagaaactaaaaGAACCTAAGATCATCAGATCAATCTTTTTGACTGTTATAATCTTTTCGTTCTCATTTTGATCATTTAGTTCCCAATCATAAAATTCGATCAGAGATTAACAGGCAATTGACAAACATAAAATGTAAACTAGTTTGCTTAAAATGTATACTACGAAAGAAGTAACCCACGAATCGCGTTGAGCGCGTCAGCCCAAAATCCATAGACTAGTATAGTTATAGACCCATATATATTGGGCTTTTcccataaataaaatttaataggaTAATAGCGCGTGATTAGGCCTTTCACCGCTACCTATTACTTTGTCTCCTTCCACATTTAGCCCAAAACTCAAAAtgtcttttgttattttatcaACTAGTCAACGATCAAACCATGAGAAAACCAACCTAAGTCTCCAGAGAAATCAGTCAAGAATGCAATTTTCAATTTCTTCTCCAATCACTCTCAAAGTATTACTATTATGCCCAATCTGCATCTCCCTCGAGCGTGGTCTAAGAACTGGTAAACATTTTATTACATTCCAACCACTTCAATTAGGtcttagaacaaagaaaaagcaaacaaacataAGCTTTCAAAGCCTGAAATCCCAAAACAAAAGCTAGACACTTGCTTTGTCAAAAAGACGATGAGAGTTTGACAAAACGTTTCTACTCTCTTTTATTAAATCTTGTGCATCTCAAGGAAACTCTTACTGGAGACTCTGGCGGCCTTTAACCAAACAACGAAAGAGCTTTGGGAGGAGGTTGTTGTTTTCAATGGGTCAAGAGCGAGTGAATACTCTTGATAGTATGGTAAAGCGCGGCTAACGCAGTAACCGAGGTGATGACAGGGAGTTGCTGCTGTACGAGGTAATGAACCTGGTAGAAGCTTGGGTAAGTGAGGCAGATCATACCCATCTTCAGGTAGAGAAGGTATCCGCCATAAAAGACTCCGGTCAAGTAAATCCCCGAGATTCTGTTGAAAATGGATAACATGGAGTTCTTCTGAGGCTGGTAAACAGTGAGGTGAGGAGATAGAGGGCGAAAGCTCTGGGGTTTTGGAGAAGTCTGATCTTCCTCTGTCATCTTTATACTCTCTGCGACTGTGGACAACACGCGTCTCGGTGTTCCCACACCAAGAGCTCTCAAATGAGCTCCCATAGCATTCACAGTAGCTCTTGAGTGCTAATAGAATTGAAATAAGGAACAACCAGTCACAATTATAAGTTTAAGCTGCTCTTAAAATATtacatggaaaaaaaaaaagaagaccaAAGTTTAGACAAAGACAAATCTtacctctctctcctctctgaAGGCATTGCTTATGTTAGTAGTTCCAAAACCAGTCCCAAAATTGTCGTTCAAACCAGATTTCGAtctacaaagaagaagaaacatagTCAAAACTGTAGCTACAGAGTGactctaatatatatatttttttttttgcatcccATGGAAGAAAAGGAAACATACCCGAAAGCTCTACACAAACTTGCATAGTTTTGACCACTACCCAAAGAAGGTTGAGCGTTACCAGCAAGCTGCAAAGAagaacgttttttttttccaagcacagttaaagaaaaaacaactgTCTCTAGCCATATccaacaagaaaaaagaagatcCTATCATCTGATTCTCATTAAGCGAAGCCCagaaaaaaaacccaaaaaataatactaaatatGATAGCTAAGTCTCTATTCTTCTTTGCTAACACCAGTCTTCAGATTATTTCGAAGAAAAGTTCATTTCTATTCCACAAGAGGCTATACAAACATGTGTCCTACTAGATAATCTcctgttttcaattttttttttaatattccaAATCAACGATTAATACATTAATACATTAAAATATGCAAATCTGCAAATCTATTTCATATTCACGAATACTTCCGGTGAAACGAAGCAGAACTGAGAGACGTTAATCGTCGAAAGTAAAGACGAAAACCAAACGAATCGCAATTTTTTTCTCGATCTATCAACTGGTTCACCAAAAAAAAGACGGGAGAAAACGTACAGATTTGTAGACGGAAAGAGGCGCAGAGACGACGTCGCGTCGACGAAGCGATCGGAGAAGAGCCGTGGCAGCCATCGTCTGAATCGAAAGCAGTATCTCGACTAACCTTCCTGCGAGCGAGAGACAAGTCCGAACAAAAGGAAATGGGATCTCGACTAAACCAACCCTTATTTTtaaccaaataataataattagagGGTAATCTGGTAAATTACACTTCTCATCAGTCAGTGTTATCTACACGTTTCACAATGACAATGTGTTGAATAGTGGAATCCTCTCTTTAGATTAGCAGGTTTGCTCATACTTCATCTTTTGCTTCCTATCTAAAATTGCTCTGAAACAACTTATACTTTacatatattcttaaaattCCCCATTTTATTTGGTATCGTCATTTGAAGCCCCTTATGATGGATTCTTAGAATTCCCCATTTTATTATGATAACATCTGGGAGGCTACTACTACACACATCATGATGAGAATTGGATGTTCATGTTGTTTAGCAaaagaagcaaacaaaaaagcagTGATTAGATCTCAATTAGCATTTGATTACTATTCCATAGAGAAAGGTTTCGTCGTCGACATAGGAGATCACCGGATCttacaaaataagaaaaaaactacTAGACTTTCAAACTTCTGATTCATCAAAGACACTAGAGAGAACAAACTCTTCTtcacaaatttatttattattgcaGATCACGATAGTAGATGATGCACTTAAGCAGAAACCATGGAACCAGAATTCTTCTTGCATTCCGAGAGCATGTCCATGTAGAACTGGCACTTGCTGATGTCGCTTCCATAGCTGTTCACACACTACACAACATCAAACAAGACAAAAGAAGTGTCAACCAGAATGCATCGGATATTCAAGGATTCAACAACAATCTAGAGCACATAACACATAACTTCTATTGTGTTTATCTTTCCATAGAGAACAGAACAAGTAAGATTCAGGAATCACTTTTTAATGTGCCTACTTGTTCTTCGATTCTAGTGTAAATGTCAACGTCAGATCTAAACAAAACATGACCAATTAATGATAATAACAGATGCTGATTTAACCAACTTTCCTAATATCTACTAGACAAATAATACATCCGCAATGCTAAGGCTACGGGACAATGAGAAGGGCCCAAACGCTTAAGTTATCACCCAATGCACAGTAACGGAACAGATCCAACCTAAAATGCTCACTGCCGATAAAAGCAAAGGGGTTTTCAAAACTAACCTCCTGGAAAGCTTTGGACTGAGTGTCACAAGAAGAAGAGGCCATGCTGTTAGAAACAGGGGAAGCAGAAGCAGGGGGGGCCGCCTCAGAAACAACGGCTTCATGCTTAATGGTTCTTGGTCCCATCACAGCATCCATAACCCTGTGTGCAACTGCATTCCCAGTACCCCAAGCCatacctatatatattatagttccAAAACAAACAACATATCATTCACAAACCAGACCACAAAGCTATGAAAGACAAAGTTCTTGTAAGAATACACAAATAGAAACATATAAGAAGGCACACATACCATCAGCTATGGTAGAGCCAATACCACCAAAAACAGAACCACTGCGTGGAGGCTGAGCTGTTGCTGGAGGAGGAGCATGCTTCACTGAAAccgaaaagaagaaaaaaacccTAACAATTACATACGGAAGAAAATTAACCGACGGATTACTAACAAAATCGGAAAACGAAATTCACCAGTTTGAGGAGGCGGGGTACGTGATGGTGCAGGGCGAGCTGGTGCAGGGCGAGCGCGGTAACCAGAACTTCCTGCACAaaccaagaaaacaaaatcagtTTTCCTCCTCGTCGacacaaacattttttttgtaacagagaCAGAGATATTCTGTCGacacaaacatttttttttaacagagaCAGAGACCAAGAAAACATTTTTTCCGTCGACACATacataaaccctaaaaaatGTTTTGTGCCTCCACATATGTATAGCTCCAGAGACAGAGAAATTATACAATCGCATCCACAAATCAAACGAGAAGGAAGAATAGATctgaaaaattgaaaaagagaGAACTCACCACCGGAGCTGCGTCGAGGCATTTTGAAACTTAAGGCGTCGAACAagtgaaaaaattatttatcaggGAGAAACAAGTCCTGCGCTCTAGAAACCTGAGGAAACGTATTTTATAAGAGGAAGACAGCAAAAATCAGATGAGGTCGAGACTACGCGGATATTTACACGTGTAGACCTTTAATTGGTTGCTGGAACTTTCTAGACGAAAAGATTCGACCTTGCTCATCACGTATCTTGCGCCTCAAACCGagattttctcttttcttttttttttttttttaagttacaaACCCCAACGGATTCGGGCTTTGACTGGTCTAGCCCATAATAGTTTCCTCCTTTTTTTCCTTCGCTGAATTTACAAGTCGGATCCTTTTATTTTCCTCTAGTTTACAGTTCAGATAAACATTTctagttaaaattatttactttgtACTGCGATTTCCTATGGAAAGTGGGGTTTGTTACCACGTGAATGGTTCCTTGTATAGCTTgatactaaatttgatttttgtttttcaaaatttgatgTCATTTAGTTAATTAATCTGTCATAATATAAAGACTTAGAAATGTAAGTATTTCTTAGATGAAACAACACAAATGAAAGCAAAACAAACAAGTATGATAAGTAAGATGAACAAAAAAGGTTAACATTGACAACTTCTGTTACTTTGAATTGCATTGTAAATATCcaatagaaaacaaaaggaGTCACTTGTAGTTTAAAAACTCAGTGAAATAGCAAGACAAAGTTATCAATTCTCTGCAGTGGCACTCGCAGCACTCAAGTCCACAGACAAATCAAGAGTCTGCAAAAAGAAGAGTGAAGAAACCACTCAGTATTCAAAATATTTGTGTTTACTTGTGAATCAAAAAACATAATTTGATTAGTTTATACCTTCCCAGTGATTTTGGTGTACATCTCTAGGACATCCACCACTGTACTCTCGAAATGTGTTGTTGCATCATAAGTctgataagaagaaaaaaacaaagtagcatcaacaaaagaaaacaaagacatgtaagaaacaaaaaaaaataagtgagACTATATGACTAATATTATTCACTTACACCGGAGATGAAGCAGTTGTCTTCTTCTTGCTTATTGGTCGGAACGTATGTGTCATAAGAATGGTAGAAGATCTCATCAGTAGGTCCAAGCAATTCGATTCCAGGTTTAAGCTCTTCTTCTGGATTATCAGTCTCAGCTTCTGCAGAGACAAAAGCAATGTATTTCCCCTTTGGTGCTACGTTGTGAGCGTATGAGCAACAGAACAAGTACCTACGAAATCCAAAACCTCAAGAGATTCATCTACAATGTTTTCAAACTAGAAGCTACTCGCAACCATGTTCCTTACATGTCTGATTTGCGGCCGAGCTGCTTCTGAGGAAGAATGATTTGGACAGAGTGAGCGTCGTTGGTGTCTGGAATAGGATGGCTCATTATGCACACCGCTCGAGTCACTTTCCCAACTTTCTTAACCTGAAACACAAGTAACCCTTCTTAGAAAGTAACTCGACCGTACGAGAACCAGCCTTTTTAGGTGAAATGGGTTTAGGGTTACCTTGTCAGACAAGTAAGAAGGATCACAGACAACTTTCTTGCATTTAGCAGTTTCTCCTGCAGAAGTGACACCGATAGCTTTCCCAGAGCTATCAAACTCAACCTGTCAGGGATAAGATTCATGAGTATCTAGCTACCTTTACATATATGGATGTGAGATTTCTAATAAACAAAACCGGGAAAGAAGAGATCATGGATCGTCTGTAACCTTGCATTCAGGTTTGTTTAGCATGTAAGTCCCTCCATACACAGCGCTCAAACGCGCAAAAGCCTGAGAATAGAAACAGAGATTTGAGACATAGAAAAAGTGTTGTAAATTAAGAGAAACCCTAAGATGTTTCATGAGAATAGTGTGAACACGGACCTGTGGCAACTCTCCTAGACCATACAGTGGGTAGATGTAAGGAGATCCTCCTTGGAAGCGAGCCAAGGACTCCGCGTAGAGCTTTTACCacataacaaaacaataaaatgaACACCGAGATCAGAACATTCCTTGTTcaggaagaaaacaaaaacgcTTTACCTTGATTCTCTTAACAAAATCAATGGCAGGTTGGTCCAAGTAGTCATCGTCATTGTGAAGCGCTAAGGCATGGCCGATGAAGTCAATTGTATCATCTTCAAGTCCGTACTTCCTATTgggaaaagaaaaacagagagacaaACAAAGCGTGTAAAGCAAGTAACTATGATGAAATGATTTTgagttggaaaaaaaatacGTTATACATACGAGATGATCTCTCTAGCAGTGACTTTGCTAAGGTCAAGTCCTTCGTGAGACTTAGGATCATTCTCTTCGTAGTCTTGCACATAAATGAAGAACTTTCTCGCACGTCGTTTCTCGAATAGTCCCATCAATGGCGATTTTAGGGCCTCCACATCAGTGGCTGGGACTTTATAGATCTGACGTTTTCGTATGGTATGGATGATCAAAATTTTTGAGTAAGTGCTTGTTTTTAGTTTAAAGGTAAAAATAGACTTTTTAACTACCTTGCCCTTCTTGTAGACGAAGCTACCATCAACGGCTTTGAAGTTAAGATACTTTGTGACATTAGTGTGAATTAGGGTTTTAACAAGGAGTCCATTAGCCATTATGAACTGCAGATCAAGAAAACATAAGCTCAATTAATCGGTTCATGTTACATATGTATGTGCATATTCACTTATAGAAATGTCATGATATACCTTTGGGATCATATCGACATTGTATTCTCTGATAGCTCCAAGATTTTCTTGAGGAGAGTCACTTCCCCTGAAACGCTTCCATAGCTGAGTGAGGTTAAGCGAGGATGATTCTCCTCCATAGTGGTCGTTTCTATCCATATGCagtacctatatatatatacatccgaacatacaaacaaaaataaaagatcgACTATGTTTGCATATTAGAAAGATAACtcctttataaatatttgatgtgatgcaccaaaaaaaaatcatgcatTTGGAAGTGAATTGTGAAGAAAGAAAACCTTGAGGCCATCGACAGAGAGGAGACCACTAAGGATACACTCCTTGAGACCAGTCCCAAGAACAATCACATCATACTCTTCATCCATTGTTGCAACCGATCTCTATTATCGATCCTCTTTAATTTTTCTCTGATCTCTAATATCTTTTTGTTATATTAGAGAAACAAAATGTGTgggaagaaaaagaaatagaggATGATGTGTGGCTGTTAATACAGTCTTTACCACCACCTCCGATCTTACCGTTTAACCTCATGAGAATGTTCCACGTTAATCATCAAACCCGCGTTGTTAGGAACCTAATTCATAACTTTAAATGTATACAAATTTTTAacgaaaccaaaaaaaaattactgtaTTCAGGCGAAAATTGTCCTGATTTACAATGGTTGACCAAGAAAACAACTTGAGAGTAATTCAATAACAATCATTATACCGGCCGGTTTAGGAAGACCTAGTACCTACCGTTATACAACGTAAATGACGAGAACACCCATAGATATTATTGTGTACAGAGACAGTGTTCTGTTGGTCCACTAGTAATGTAACACTGTTCTGTATTTACTGATCAAAAGCAAAGGTTGAGAAACAGAGATATGGTAGTAGCCGGCGACGATAACAGAGCGGATGCGGATCGGTGGCTAGTTACATCGAAGGAGCTTTTAGCCTCAAGCGACTTCACGGGAGCAAAGACACTAGCGATCCGCGCATGCGAAGACGACCCTTCTCGAACACATGCAGCGGACTACATCATCGCCATCTCCGACACTCTCCTCGCCGGAGAATCCACCGTCGGAGACTCGAACCTCCCGGACTGGTACGCGGTGCTCCGTCTCGACAGCAGGCTAACCCAAAGCCTCGAACGCGTCGCGGTTCAGTACCGTAGACTCGCCCTTCTCCTCAACCCCACCGTGAACCGTCTCCCTTTCGCCGATCGAGCGCTTAAGCTCGTCTCCGATGCTTGGCGCGTCCTCTCCGATCCTCCGAGGAAATCATCATACGACCGAGAGTTGCAGCAGTTTCAGAGCCGAGCTGAGACTACCTCGGAGGCTACGAGCAGCTTTTGGACGGCTTGTCCGTACTGTTACGCGCTTTTCGAGTACCCTAAGGGCTACGAGGAATGCGCGTTGAGGTGTCAGCACTGTAGGAGAGCGTTTGAAGCGGTTAAGACGGAGACGCCGCCGGCGGTGGAGAGTGACGGCCAAGGCGTTTACTTTTTCTGCTCGTGGGCTATGTTTCCGGTAGGGTTTTCGGGTCATGCTAAGACCTCTGGTTCTGGTTGGTCGCCAGTTTCGCATCTCTTCCACTGCCCTGTGCAAAGCTCTGGTCATCAAGCAAGTCTTAAAACACCTGCTTCAGGAAACTGTCACGACGTTGATGGTGGCGGTGGTTGTGGTGTTGATGAGTTATATATTACAAtatctgatgatgatgatgcaaataaaaaataagaaaggaGGATGATATCAAACAGGAtcgagtgtttttttttttgaggaacTTGATGAGTTCTTGAAAAAAATCTGTACTGTGTTGTTGCAGCTGATAAGGTCAAGGCTACTTGGTCAAAGTTAGACCTTTTGTATGTCTCTCGTGTTGTTTTGTGGATGCAT
The sequence above is drawn from the Raphanus sativus cultivar WK10039 chromosome 7, ASM80110v3, whole genome shotgun sequence genome and encodes:
- the LOC108818089 gene encoding uncharacterized protein LOC108818089; translated protein: MPRRSSGGSSGYRARPAPARPAPSRTPPPQTVKHAPPPATAQPPRSGSVFGGIGSTIADGMAWGTGNAVAHRVMDAVMGPRTIKHEAVVSEAAPPASASPVSNSMASSSCDTQSKAFQECVNSYGSDISKCQFYMDMLSECKKNSGSMVSA
- the LOC108818088 gene encoding succinate dehydrogenase subunit 3-1, mitochondrial, with translation MAATALLRSLRRRDVVSAPLSVYKSLAGNAQPSLGSGQNYASLCRAFGSKSGLNDNFGTGFGTTNISNAFREEREHSRATVNAMGAHLRALGVGTPRRVLSTVAESIKMTEEDQTSPKPQSFRPLSPHLTVYQPQKNSMLSIFNRISGIYLTGVFYGGYLLYLKMGMICLTYPSFYQVHYLVQQQLPVITSVTALAALYHTIKSIHSLLTH
- the LOC108815036 gene encoding uncharacterized protein LOC108815036: MVVAGDDNRADADRWLVTSKELLASSDFTGAKTLAIRACEDDPSRTHAADYIIAISDTLLAGESTVGDSNLPDWYAVLRLDSRLTQSLERVAVQYRRLALLLNPTVNRLPFADRALKLVSDAWRVLSDPPRKSSYDRELQQFQSRAETTSEATSSFWTACPYCYALFEYPKGYEECALRCQHCRRAFEAVKTETPPAVESDGQGVYFFCSWAMFPVGFSGHAKTSGSGWSPVSHLFHCPVQSSGHQASLKTPASGNCHDVDGGGGCGVDELYITISDDDDANKK
- the LOC108818033 gene encoding uncharacterized protein LOC108818033 — translated: MEKFSYNSYPDSAESSPRSRDVDFDNPPPWEDQQQQQTQHSYKVKFMCSYGGKIQPRPHDNQLTYVNGDTKILSVDRAIRFPALASKLSAVVGVGGGGGDGGEISFKYQLPGEDLDALISVTNEDDLEHMMHEYDRLLRMSSKPARMRLFLFPSSPVSVSVSGGFGSEGSTKSDRETLSAIPNRPESEKSVTAPASNADFLFGSEKVVVAPPSPPAAVTVTQQIQDPQMFVNQQVITPEQEIQRQIHEFQRIQIRDQEQQQQHQQIQQLQQQEAAMYRRNSQDGRYFTPTYAQNPPPQQPPPTTTTVSQTNQQPPPVGYWQGNNNNVPGNNIYTTTEQQQQVYMIPAQSQAPGTLYHSVMRPPPTQGSQGYYPPVQRIQQHHPDPYMEQQNQQGGYNVVQPPQPTYSGGPQVMSSGPMGLHETPPYSQMGNPVYYTVAGDGMMVPPQPHQPQYQGMGQPVSGMTGPDGKVVVNTGPKVSQSADSV